The DNA window AAGCACCTATGGGAGTTTATTTCCAAGATTATATGGCATCTAAATTAGCAAAAGGAGCTCCTATAACTGCTGTTGCTGCAATTATTAAAAATAATACTTCTGGAATAATAACTAATAAAAAATTAAATATCAATAGTCCTAAAGAATTGGCAGGACATAAGTATGGTACTTGGGATATTCCAATAGAACTTAATATGTTACAATTTATTATGGAAAAAGATGGTGGAGATTTCTCAAAAGTTGAACTTGTTCCTAATACTGATGATAACTCAATAACTCCTCTTTCAAATGGAGTTTTTGATGCAGCACCTGTTTACTATGCTTGGGATAAAATTATGGGAGATAGTTTAGGAATTGAAACTAATTTCTTTTACTATAAAGATTATGCTCCTGAATTAAATTTCTATTCACCTGTAATTATTGCTAACAATGATTATTTAAAAGATAATAAAGAAGAAGCTACAAAGATATTAAGAGCTATAAAGAAAGGTTACCAATATGCTATGGAACACCCAGAAGAAGCTGCTGAAATTTTAATAAAATATGCTCCTGAACTTGAAAATAAGAAAGCTATGATTATAGAGTCTCAAAAATATTTAGCTACTCAATATGCTAGTGATAAAGATAAATGGGGATATATAGATCCAGCTCGTTGGAATGCTTTTTACAACTGGTTAAATGAAAAAGGATTAACTAAAAATCCTATTCCTGAAAACACAGGTTTCTCAAATGACTACTTAAAATAAAGGAAAAAAATGAAAAATATATTAGATATTAAAAATTTATCTTATTCTTTTGGAAATAATCCTATTCTAAAAGATATAAATATTCATGTCAATGAAAATGAAATGGTTGCTATTGTTGGTAGTAGTGGAGTTGGAAAGTCTACTCTTTTCAACTTAATTGCTGGTGTTTTAAAAAAACAAGTAGGAGAAATTACTATTAATGGTAGTGAAGATTATATAGGTAAGGTTGCATATATGTTGCA is part of the Fusobacterium nucleatum genome and encodes:
- a CDS encoding ABC transporter substrate-binding protein gives rise to the protein MKKIKYLLSVIFAIFMLVACGEKKEEAKTEAPVELKKVDFLLDWVPNTNHTGLYVAKEKGYFAEEGIDLDIKQPANESTSDLVINNKAPMGVYFQDYMASKLAKGAPITAVAAIIKNNTSGIITNKKLNINSPKELAGHKYGTWDIPIELNMLQFIMEKDGGDFSKVELVPNTDDNSITPLSNGVFDAAPVYYAWDKIMGDSLGIETNFFYYKDYAPELNFYSPVIIANNDYLKDNKEEATKILRAIKKGYQYAMEHPEEAAEILIKYAPELENKKAMIIESQKYLATQYASDKDKWGYIDPARWNAFYNWLNEKGLTKNPIPENTGFSNDYLK